The DNA region ATTAATAATAAATTGTTGTACAATGGATAATATATTATTCCATGTCCAATAAATTAGCAACCCAGCTGGAAAATTATTAAACACTATTAAAAGAATTAATGGCATAAACTTTAATACTTGAGCTTGAGCAGGATCAGCAGTAGGAGCTGGATTTATTTTTTGCTGCAGTATCATTGTTGCAGATGTTAAAACTGGTAAAGCACCAATATTTAAAAACCCAGGTACATGAAAAGGTAGCAATCCAAATAGGTTAAATATACAAGTTGGATCAAGAGCTGATAGATCTTTGATCCAACTTAAAAAAGGAGCATGCCTCATTTCTATAGTCACATGTAAAACCTTATATAGCGAAAAGAAAATAGGAAGTTGAATTAATGACTGCAGAAAGCTTCCAGCAAGACTTACTTTTTCTTTCTTATATAGAGCCATTATTTCTTGGTGAAGTTTAATTTTATCATCTCCATATAGTTCTTGAAGACGTTGAATTCTAGGCTGTAAGTCGCGCATCTTTTTCATTGAAGAGTAAGATCGATTAGAAAAACTAAACATCATTATTTTTATTAATATAGTAACAATTAAAATACTTACACCAAAATTACCACAGTATTTATAGAAAAAACTCAAAGTATAAAAAAGAGGCTTAGTAAGAATATAGAACCAACCAAAATCAATTGCTCTGTCAAATAGCTTAATATTGTATTTTTCAGCATAATAGTCTAGTAATTTTACTTCCTTAGCTCCAAGAAATAGATGATGTACAACCGATAAACTTCCGCCATCGGAATTTACTACTTCTTTAGGAGATAAGAAACTAACTTGGTATTTTTCAAATCCAGCTTTACCATACATAAAACTTGTAGAATAACGATATTTAACGTCAGGAATAAAAGATGTTAGCCAATATTTATCACTTATACCTAGCCAATGAACAACATTAAGATTATAATCAATATGTTTTTTTTCCTTTAATTTATTGTAAGTTACCTCATTTAAGTAACTATCAATAGATGCTATAGGCCCTTGAAAAATGTTAGCAGAATTTTCATTTTCTGCTAAATTGCGATGTATTAGACCATGAAATTGAACAGCAAGTTGTTGCTTGCTGTTATTAACAATCGATTGGTTAATTGTAAACATATAATTGTCATCTATTGATACACTAACTATAAACTGTACATTATGTTTATTAGTCCAGGTAAAAGTTGTTGTATCATTAGCTTGTAGTATAGACTTATCAGTTTGCCATAATGTATCGCTATTTGGAAAATCAGAATCTGCATTTTTAGCACAGTACCAGCCAACTTCAGCAAAGTAAGCTGTTGCTGTTTCTGAAGGAGATAATAGTTCAACATCAGGACTATTTTCTAGAACATCTTGTTTATAACCTACAAGTATCAAGTCATCAAATCTTAATCCTTTTAATGAAATTGACCCATGCAGCTTATTTGTCATAATTTTTACTCTGGTACTATAGTCAATTATATCTACTTTATCTTTAATTTTTAATGCAGATTCATGTAGTAAATATTGATTAGTACTAGAACGCTTGTTATACTCTATTTTTTCTTTCTGGGCATTAGACATTTTTATTAAGCGTGGTTTTTCATAAAAGAAGTGCCATCCTAAAATAATTGCCAATGACAAAGTTATTGCTAAAATAAGATTTAGCCTATTATCACTATCCATTACTTAAATTTTAATTTTTATGATTCCGTTAACTTTGTTTCTATAGGATTTATACAAAATAAGCAATAAAAATTGTCCTACTACTATGCTCTATTGACAAAATATGTTCAGTAATAGAAGAGATGTTACCATGTCTTCCATCCACTAAGGTGTGCTTCAAGTGATGATGGTGAGGTGATTTTTTCAACTCTAGTTTCTATCACAGGCCTTATCAAACGTAATGTATGGATTTTCAGCAATTACCTGCACTTTCCTGATAACTTTATATCATTGCCTATAGCTTATCTGCTGTTAAAGGTCTATAATATCGAATTTGGTAATTATTATACAGTCTCATCTTCTGATATAACTTTCTTCTACTATACCTTTTCCAGTCTAAGCTATTCGATGATCCACATGATTGCATTAGATGGTGTGTGCATCAAGATAAGGTGAATTAATCTTACTGGTGAAAATCCAGTTATGGAAGGATAAGCTACTTCCACTATATAGCGAGTTTTGTGCTGCTGAAGGTAGCAACAGTAGTAAAGCGTAGACAGTGAAACATTCGAGCAGAAACCAAATGGTGAACGTGATAGCCCTGAAAGTAAGATGTAGTTGGAAGCCGATATATTCTACTACATAGTAGGCAAAAGAAGATTGGAGGTTAAACTAGTGAAAATCCAAAAGTCTTCAACCACCGGGGGCGCATGTGTCAGCTAGTTTGTAAACGCCAGATTAGGATAAGGGAAAGCATGAAAAGCATAATGCAAAAGGTATACAAGAGATAATGTACAATTATAATTATGTGAGATATTAAATATAGTTTTAATTAATAGCCATTTATTTATTGCTCGCATGTCTCTGCAAATGCAAATTTAGAATAAGAAACAGTTAGAAAGAGATAATATACAAGTGTTAGAATGGTCAATGTTCAGGTTATTAAGTATAGTATTATGAACTAATACTTGTAGAAATATGAGCAATAAATAAACTGTTATTAATTGAAATTATATTTAAATATATCGCATAATTTAATTGCACATTATCTCTCGCAGGCCTTTTACATTATGCCTTCTCTGCTTTTTCTTATCCTAAACTTGCGTTATTATACATAAGAGTAAAAAGCTATAATCTTTACTTTTACTACTTTCCATTACTCTCCTTATATCAAACTCTGGGTACTTTATCTTTTACTATAAGTCTATAATGTTCAATGGCATTGAAATCTTGAAAATAAGTTGTAGATATAATAAATTACATCTTGCAGATTCTATCAAGACTTAAAATCACTTCACCTTATAGAAAACTCTTATATTATCTAATATTACTGTTTGTCCAGGCATTAACTCCTTGATTAATGCAGATTCTACATAAACATCAAAAATACTTTAATACTTTTATTGCAATCACCCTAAATAAAAAAGTAGCAATACTGTCCTATCTTTTG from Orientia tsutsugamushi str. Boryong includes:
- the yidC gene encoding membrane protein insertase YidC; the protein is MDSDNRLNLILAITLSLAIILGWHFFYEKPRLIKMSNAQKEKIEYNKRSSTNQYLLHESALKIKDKVDIIDYSTRVKIMTNKLHGSISLKGLRFDDLILVGYKQDVLENSPDVELLSPSETATAYFAEVGWYCAKNADSDFPNSDTLWQTDKSILQANDTTTFTWTNKHNVQFIVSVSIDDNYMFTINQSIVNNSKQQLAVQFHGLIHRNLAENENSANIFQGPIASIDSYLNEVTYNKLKEKKHIDYNLNVVHWLGISDKYWLTSFIPDVKYRYSTSFMYGKAGFEKYQVSFLSPKEVVNSDGGSLSVVHHLFLGAKEVKLLDYYAEKYNIKLFDRAIDFGWFYILTKPLFYTLSFFYKYCGNFGVSILIVTILIKIMMFSFSNRSYSSMKKMRDLQPRIQRLQELYGDDKIKLHQEIMALYKKEKVSLAGSFLQSLIQLPIFFSLYKVLHVTIEMRHAPFLSWIKDLSALDPTCIFNLFGLLPFHVPGFLNIGALPVLTSATMILQQKINPAPTADPAQAQVLKFMPLILLIVFNNFPAGLLIYWTWNNILSIVQQFIINKINNK